The DNA segment TTAAACGCGAAAGCGTGTCATCATCAGTCGTTGATACAGTCAAAGACTCAATATTGTAACCACGTTGTGAAAACAAACCAACGATTCGTGACAAAGCACCTGATTCATTTTCTGTTAATACTGAAATTATACGTCTCATGAAGTGGTTTTCTCCGTCTTACTTAAATACATATCGTCCATTGCGCCATATTTAATTTGCATCGGATATACATGCTCTTCTGGATCAATAATAATATCCATGAATACAACACGATTTTTATTTTCTTCCGAGAAGCACTCAGCAAAAGCTTTATCCAAATTTTCAGGTTTACTCACCTGAATACCAACGTGATGATAAGCTTCTGCTAACTTAACAAAATCAGGCATAGACTCCATATAAGAGTGAGAATGACGGCCATCATAGAACATTTTCTGCCACTGTTTAACCATGCCTAGCGCACCATTATTCAAGGTGATAATCTTCACGGCAATACCGTATTGCAGACAGGTAGATAATTCTTGAATGTTCATTTGAATAGAACCATCACCAGTAATACAACATACTATCTTTTCTGGGTTGGCAATTTTAGCGCCCATAGCTGCAGGAAAACCAAAGCCCATAGTCCCAAGACCGCCGGAGTTGATCCATTGGCGTGGTTTATCGTACGGGTAATACAAGGCACCAAACATTTGATGTTGGCCTACATCCGAGGTAATAATCGCTTTACCCTCTGTATGTTTATATAAGCCTTCGATAACCGCTTGCGGTTTAATTGACAACCCTGTTTCATAGCTAAGGCATTTTTTAGTACGCCAGCTATCAATTTGTTTCCACCAAGCAGCACGTTCTTCTTCGTTCGCGGTAACATCCAACTCTTCAATAACCTCAAGCATCTGCTCAACAACCACTTCGATAGAACCAACAATGGGAATATCAGCGTGTACTGTTTTAGAGATTGATGTTGGGTCGATATCAACATGAATTATTTTTGCTTCAGGACAAAATTTATCAATGGCATTGGTGACACGATCATCAAAACGTGCGCCTAAACAAATAATAAGATCTGAGTTATGCATGGTTTTGTTCGCTTCAAATGTACCATGCATACCTAACATACCGACATTCTGTGAATGCGTACCAGGAAAGATACCCAGACCCATCAAAGTATTCGTTACCGGTAGGTTTAACTGTTCTGCAAATTTAAGTACTTGTGTTTCAGCATTCGCAATTACCGCGCCGCCACCAACATAAAGTACTGGTTTTTTAGCCGTTGCAATCGCTTTAACGGCTTTACGTACTTGTCCTTTATGACCCGATGTAACCGGGTTATATGATCGCATAGACACGCTTTCAGGATATTTGTACGGAAATTTAGCTAACGGGTTTTGCGTATCTTTTGGTAAATCGATTACCACAGGTCCAGGACGACCTGTTGACGCGATATAATACGCTTTTTTGATCGCTTCTGGGATCTCAGAAGCTGTTTTACATAAAAAACTGTGTTTTACAACAGGGCGAGATACCCCCATCATGTCCGTTTCCTGGAATGCATCGTTACCGATCATTGACGTAGGAACCTGACCCGATAAGACAACCAGCGGAATCGAATCCATATACGCAGTAGCAATACCAGTAATACAGTTTGTCGCCCCCGGTCCTGATGTAACTAGGACGGTACCAACTTTCCCTGTTGAACGTGCATAACCATCTGCAGCATGCACTGCAGCTTGCTCATGCCGGACTAAAAAATGTTCAATTTTACTTGATTCGAATAACGCATCATAAATATCAAGAACAGAGCCACCAGGATAACCGAAGATATGCTCAATACCCTCATCTTCCAGTGAGCGGATTACCATTTCGGCACCAGACAACATTTCCATAAGCAGGCCCTCCCGGCCCATTTCCTAATTCTAGTTTGACAACTGTCGACATTATAACCAATTAGTTACAAGTTTAAACTTCCCATTGAATTAGATTTAACTTTATTTTTATTGGTTTATTCATTAAAATTAACAAAATAAAATCATCTTTAAAAGCAATATAAGAAATTAAATATTAAAAAAATTCATCATCATTACTTAGAACGATATATTTCGGCTGGAAATGAGGAGACAACAAAGAGGCGCACACCAGCAACACATTGATTTAGAATAAAAAATATCGCCCACGGTAAGTTACCCATGTGATAACACTCCGCTATTTTAAAACAAACAATTTCTCGAATAACGATATAATTAACTATGCTGATGGCTGGTCAATCATTTTAGTCGCAGGATTTTCATTTCGATTCGCCAACCACATATGTAACGTTGATAACGACATAGGTTTTGCGTACCAGTATCCCTGTACCTTAAAACAACCTTGTTTAAGTAAGAATTCTGCTTGCCCTGGATGCTCAATGCCCTCACCCAGCAACTCTAAGTTTAAAGCCTCACCCATAGCACAAATACCTTTCACTATTTTTTGACTACGCTCCGAGTCAACGACACCTTCAATAAAGCTACGGTCCAACTTAATACCATAGAACTTAAATTTATGCAGATAGCTAAATGAAGAATAACCCGTGCCAAAATCATCAATCCATAACTTGATACCTAAATTATTTAATTCGCGTAATACGCGCAAGTTATCACTATCTGCATTCATTAATGTGGTTTCAGTTATCTCAAAATGGATCTGGGCTGGGGATAAAGAGTAACTCGCTAAAATACTTCTGACATTATGTACAAAGGCATTATCCGCAAGTTGTTGTGGGGCGATATTGATCGCAATGAAATACTCAGGATTGTGGATCTGTAATAACGCTAAATCACTGCAAGCTTGTTTAATGATCCATTGACCTATAGGCACGATAAGACCCGTTTGTTCAGTCACAGGAATAAAGTCATCGGGGGGGACTAAACCACGAACAGGATGATTCCAACGAATTAACGCTTCAAAGCCTAACTCTGTTTCTGTTGATATATCAATGATAGGTTGATAATAAATTTCAAATTCACCATTGATAATCGCCTGATTAAGTTCTTGCTCAAGATGGACTCGGTATTCCAATTCTCGCATGTACTCAGGTTTAAAAAAAGCCACACCATGCTTGCCTGACTCTTTGACTTTATACATCGCCATATCCGCTTTTTTCAATAATGAGTCACTGCACGTACCATGCTCAGGACTGATACTGACACCGATGCTGACACCGATAACGATACTCTTATCAGACAATTCAATTTTACGACGAATATTTTTCAGCAATTGGTTCAAGATAGGCGCGATATTTTCAGCATCTGAAAAACCCATTATTAATATGGCAAATTCGTCGCCACCAATACGAAAGATATCGGTTTTATACATGTTAGGTTGCAGCGGGTAACCTAACGATAATTTAATGCGTTGCGCGATAATAGCGATGACTTGATCGCCGACATTATGACCTAAAGTATCATTGATATCTTTAAGATCGTCGAGATCCAAAATACATAACGCAGTATTACCTTGCCCTTCTGCCATTCTGCTATCGAGCATTTCTAGAAATTTAAATCGATTGGCTAATCCAGTGCAATTATCTAAATATACCGATAAATCCAGCGCTACAAGTCGCCCTTGTAAGCGGGATAACTCCAAATTAGCTTTTCGCAGACTCTTCCTGTAGTTATTTGTTTTATAGATACAAATAACACTAATGACGCTGACAAAAATAGTAATGATGACGGAAGTAGGCGTTAAGATGATCGTATGGCGTAATGCTAATAACAAGAACCAGATTGCATCACTCGAAAACGCGAAAAGATAGATACAAAAAAACAGTGCTAGCGAGCTACCAACCGCAATGAAGGTAAGAACAATTTTACGCCATTGATGTGAAATATTCCCGGTATTGAACTTGTCCATAATTAGCACTATCCATTGTGACCAATCTACTTAATTCATATTCAATTAAGATTAGTGCAGATCAATAACAATGGGGTGAATATTTTACTCGGCTCAGTCATAAATAGAAAAAAGTGCTAGGGCAGTAAAGGTTCACTCAGTGATCAATGTAATCTAGACATAATAATCCCGTTGTAAGTCACCTTAAAAGTGCATAACGGGATTATTATGCTAGTAAAAAAACTTAATGTTTTATATTTTTTCCTTTTTTAACAGTGCTATACATACTTTCGATCAAGCTACTGTAGCGCTGTTGAATCACTTTACGTTTTAACTTAAGCGTCGGTGTTAGCTCACCTTTTTCATTGGTAAACGGTGATGCCATGAGCTTAAATTTCTTCACTTGCTCAAATTTAGCCAGCTCTTTCTGCATTTCTTTAACACGTTCATCAAGCAATTCAACTATCTTAGTATGCTTAAGTAATTCAACATACGATTCGTATTTTAGATTCAGTGTTTTAGCATATTCTTCAATTGCTTCTTGTGCAGGCACAATCAAGGCCGAGGCATATTTTCTGGCATCCGCAAATACGGCCACTTGTTCAATGAAACGATCACGACCTAACGTACCTTCGATTAATTGTGGGGCAATATATTTACCACACTCAGTTTTCATTAAATCTTTCAAACGGTCGGTAATATACAAGTAGCCATTTTCATCAATCGCCCCTGCATCACCCGTTTTCAACCATTCACCGTCAAAGGTTTTTGCCGTTTCTTCTGGCTTGTTGAAGTAACCGCGCATGACAGTCGGGCTTTTAATCAAGATCTCGTTTTCAGCGCCCAGTTTCACTTCAATACCCGGTAACACCGAACCAATCGATCCGAGTTTAAAGTCTTTCGAATAACAGCTCACTGTCGCCACAGTTTCTGTCATGCCGTAGCCATATTTAATATGGATACCGATTGCTTGGAAAAATAAGTTAACTTCATCGTCGAGTTTCGCACCCGAACAAGGGAAGAAGCGTACCTTGCCACCAAATACAGCGCGCAATTTAGTAAATACCAATTTATCCGCGATCGCATGTTGCAGTTGCAATAATGGCGACACAGACGTACCCGCTTGTTGTGCTTCAAAGCGTTGCTTACCGACGCGAACAGCCCAATGAAATAATTTTTTACGTGCTGCTGGGGCATTCTCAACTTTATTCATAATGGTGGTATGAATTTTTTCATACAGACGTGGTACCGCACACATCACAGTAGGCTTAGTATCTGTTAAGGCTTTTTGAATGCGCGCAGGATCTTTCAGGTAAGTATTTTCGGCCCCCCATAACAATGCATTAAACGTCCAAATACGTTCAAAAACATGGCTTAACGGTAAGAATGCTAATGAAACATCATTTTCTTCTAAACGCGTTTCGGACTCATTCGCTGCTAATGCAGCTTGAATGTTAGCATAATCAAGCATCACGCCTTTCGGTTCACCAGTGGTGCCAGAGGTATAAATTAAGGTAACAAGATCATCTGACCTGGCTTGTTCAATACGCTGTGAGAGCGCTATCGATGATGGGCTATTAGGTGTGAACGCTAGCATATCGGCATAAGCAACAACACGAGGATCATCAGGTAAATTAACGCCCGAAGAAAAAACAATAAGGGACTGCAGCGATTCACATTTATCAAGTAATGGTAAGGCGAGTTTTAATTCCGCTTTATCACCAATAAACATGCAGGTAATATTGGCATCATTAATTATATATTCAGCTTGTGATGAAGTACTGCTTGGATAAAGTGGTACCGAAACGGCACGACACTGCTGCAGAGCGAGATCGGCAATCGTCCATTCTGGTAAATTATTTGACCAAATACCCACGTTTTCCTGAACTTTAAGTCCACGATCAAGTAAGTTATTTGCCAAACCTTCGATACGTTCACCCATCTGCTTCCAGCTAACGCGATCCCAACCAGTTTTGGTTTTACTCTTCAGGGCTGTTTTATCTTGATATTGCTCAATCCTCGCAAGGATCTGATTTACAAAATGCTGACTCATGTCTATTTCTCATGTTAATTCGGGCGCAAACGAAACTCGGCTTACACTTGTAAGCCAGAGAGGGTAGCCTGTAAAATTTCATTTGTAAAATAAATGAATATTTTATAACCTATTTAACACTTAACCATCCAATAATAGCGTCATTTTAGTTATAAACTGGGGGTTTAACCACAAGTTACAACTTATTTAGTCATTACGCTCGAAAATAATAAGTTAAGTGTCGCTAGTGACTGGCTAAATGCGACCAACTGTCTAATGGTTCATCACAGTCTCTTTCAACTAAAGATATATCAATCCCCATATCGGTTAATTCTTTCAGTGTTAGGTCATCTGCAAGCTCAACCATCTCGCCTTGTTCATTTTTAAATAACATATCTCACTCCACGATAAAAAACCTAATTTAAGTGTGGCATAGATCAAAGAAAGGTCTAATTTAGCTATGTGATAAAAGTAATATTGCCACGCTGGTCTTACGGCTTGGCTATATTGTGTATCTGCCAGTAGCTGGGGACAAATCAATTGACAAAAAACAGCCAAGCCTGTAATGATTAATGCATAAAATTAATTTATACATATAGATGGCTAAAGCGAGTCTATATAACGGCAAATTGAAGGATTCATAATGTCAGACCAGGTTATTATTTTTGATACGACCTTAAGGGATGGAGAGCAAGCATTATCTGCAAGCTTAACCGTAAAAGAAAAATTACAAATCGCCTTTGCACTTGAGCGCCTAGGTGTTGATGTAATGGAAGTTGGTTTTCCAATTTCATCACCTGGTGATTTTGAATCCGTGCAGACGATTGCACGTAATATTAAAAATAGTCGTGTTTGCGCCCTTTCTCGCGCGCTTGAAAAAGATATTGACGCTGCAGCCCAAGCACTGTCAGTTGCGAAATACTTCCGTATTCATACCTTTATTTCGACATCAGATATTCATGTTAAAAGTAAATTAAAACGTAGCTTTAACGATGTGCTCCAGATGGGTTGCCACGCGATTAAACATGCCCGTCGTTATACTGATGACGTTGAGTTTTCTTGTGAAGATGCCGGCCGTACCCCAATCGATAATCTATGTCGTATGGTTGAAGAAGCCATTAAAGCCGGTGCCACCACGATTAACATTCCAGATACCGTTGGTTATACCGTGCCATCGCAATTCGGCGGCATCATCACCGACTTATTCAATCGCGTGCCAAATATTGATAAAGCCGTGATCTCGGTACATTGTCATGATGACCTTGGCTTATCGGTAGCGAACTCCATTGCGGCCATAGAGCAAGGTGCTCGTCAAATCGAATGTACCATCAATGGTATTGGTGAACGCGCAGGTAACTGTTCATTAGAAGAAATAGCCATGATCTTGCACACACGCCAAGATTTATTAGGTAAAACCACCAATATTAACGCACAAGAAATTTACCGAACCAGCCAGCTAGTCAGCCAACTCTGCAACATGCCAGTACAGGCTAATAAAGCCATTGTGGGTGCTAATGCATTTTCACATTCTTCAGGTATTCATCAGGATGGCGTGCTGAAAGCAAAAAATACTTACGAAATTATCACCCCAGAAAGTATTGGTCTAACCCAAAACAAGTTAAATCTAACCTCACGTTCTGGTCGTCATGTGATCAAACATCGTATGGCAGAGCTGGGCTATACTGCTAATGATTATGATCTTGAAGAGCTGTATGAAAGCTTCTTACAACTGGCGGATAAAAAGGGCCAAATATTCGATTATGACCTTGAAGCATTAATCTTCTTTAATAATTTGCACGAAGATGAAGCACATTTTAAATTAGATTATCTCAGTGTTCAGTCTGGTTCCGGCGTGAAAGCAACCGCAACAATTAGCTTAATTTCACAATTAGAAACAACGGATGAATCTCGTACAGACACTGAAGCGGCGATAGGTAATGGTCCAGTTGATGCAGTTTATAAATGTTTAAGTCGTATTTCTGGCTTCGATATCGATATTGCCGATTATCACATCACAGCCAAAGGCGAAGGTAAAGACGCACTGGGTCAAGTCGATATTGTCGCAACGTATGAAGGCCGTAAGTTCCACGGTATCGGCTTAGCCACCGATATCATCGAATCGTCGGCGCTGGCTTATGTCCACGTAATGAATAATATCCATCGCGCCAATGCGGTAGAACAACAGAAACTTAAAAAACAACATCAATAATATAGGAAAGGCGGCTAAGCATGACTGTAACAAAACACAATATTGCGGTATTACCAGGTGATGGTATCGGTCCAGAAGTAATGGCGGAAGCAATTAAAGTACTTGCTGCTGTACAAAGTAAGTTTAATTTAGAATTTACCTATGATTTTAATGATGTTGGTGGTATTGCGATCGATAACCACGGTACACCATTACCAACAAGCACACTAACGGCGTGTGAAAATTCAGATGCGATCTTATTCGGCTCTGTCGGTGGCCCAAAATGGGAAGGACTACCACCACAAGAACAGCCTGAACGAGGCGCATTATTACCATTGCGAGGGCATTTCAAACTATTTTGTAATCTACGTCCAGCTAAAATTTATGCTGGTTTAGAAAAATTTTCACCACTGCGTGAAGACATCTCAAGCAATGGTTTTGACGTAGTTGTCGTGCGTGAATTAACTGGCGGTATCTACTTCGGCTTACCAAAAGGTAATAAAGGCGAAGGCGCTGACGAAACTGGTTTTGATACCATGCTTTATAGCCGTGCTGAAGTTGAACGTATTGCTCGTATTGCCTTTGAAGCGGCAAAACTACGCGGTAAAAAAGTAACGTCGGTTGATAAAGCTAACGTACTCGCGACCTCTGTATTATGGCGTAAAGTGGTCATTGAAATTGCCCAAGAATACCCAGAAGTTGAACTAGAACATATCTATGTCGACAACGCAGCAATGCAGTTAATCAAAGACCCATCGCAATTTGATGTGCTGCTTTGTGGCAACTTATTCGGTGATATCATTTCTGATGAATGTGCAATGATCACTGGCTCTATGGGCATGTTGCCATCAGCAAGTATGAACGATTCTGACTTTGGTTTATACGAACCAGCAGGTGGTTCCGCACCCGATATCGCCGGTAAAGGTATTGCCAATCCAATTGCTCAAATCTTATCTGCTGCAATGATGTTACGTTATTCACTAAAACAAGAAGAAGCGGCACAAGCGATTGAACAAGCAGTTTCATTTGTATTAGAAGAAGGTTATGCGACCGGCGATCTACACAGTGCTGCGAATGCGAAACCAGTGCAAAACACAGTACAAATGGGTGATTTAATTGCCGCTAAAATTGGCGCTTAATTAGCACCACATTAACCATCTAGTTAACTTATCTATACATATCTGCGATTAAAGTAACCGGTTATAACAACAAGGCCGATAGTGAAAATACACTATCGGCCTTGTTGTAGGAGCGTAATTACATCTCGTTGAATTACTGGCGCGAATATAAGTCCCTCAGGCTAAGTCAAACTGGTAAATTCGACCCCTATTTGATAATTATCACCACAATTATCGATACGAGTTACCTTTGCTTCGGCTTGTAACGGCGGGACGCGGGTATCGCCAGTCGGTAGAAAAATACTCACGCTATCGTTTAAAGAAAAATAATTTTCAGATATATCTAACGACATGCCACTCGCGCTTAAATCACGACAGATAGCAGTAATATTACGCTCTTCATCCGTCACCTGCACCGGTGAATCGATTAACATTCGGTGATAACTACGTCGTTCCAAATTAGCTTTTAGCACATCAATATCCCTCTTATGACTCTAATTTATAAATGTTGATTAGTTAATTTATCAATTCTGAGAAAAATATAAATCATTCAAATATCTAAATGATCCGTTTATTTTTTGAGTATAGTCATCATTTATTCACTCGGTTCACGCCAAGTAAAATTATGCGATCCAGATTGCTTTTTTCACGATACAAAATTCACTAGCACTTTAGAACAAATAAAAATACAATGGAGGTTCACTCATCGGGGTGCTGCTCGACTTTTTGTTAAAAAGTCACACTGGCTGAGATAACACCCGTAATAACTTGAACCAGATAATGCTGGCATAGGAATGAGATTCGACCAACTGAGTCATAAGTTCTATGCTTCACATTCTAGGAGTATCCGTGAAGCACACGATCAAAAAACTAGCACTTTGCACTGCCCTACTTTTACCTTCGCTGTCATTACAAGTCGCTCACGCCGCTGACAAACCAGTATTAAATATTTATACCTACGATTCATTTGCATCCGATTGGGGCCCAGGTCCAAAAATAAAAACTGCGTTTGAAGCCGAGTGTAATTGCGAACTTAATTTAGTCGCACTCGAAGATGGGGTCAGTATTCTGAATCGTGTCAAACTGGAAGGTAAATACACCAAGGCTGATGTATTATTAGGCTTAGACAACAACCTGATGGCTGAAGCAGTAAAAACCAACCTGCTTGCACCTCATCAGCAAGATACCAGTAATTTATCACTGCCAAACGAATGGACGAATAAGTACTTTGTTCCATTCGATTACGGTCACTTTGCATTTATCTACGACAGTGAAAAGCTGGCCAATCCACCAGCGAGTTTAGCTGAATTAGTTGAACGTAAAGATCTGAGCATTATCTATCAAGATCCACGCACCAGCACCCCAGGCCTTGGTTTCATGTTATGGGTAAAAGCCGTTTATGGTGACGAAGCACCGCAAGCATGGCAACAGATCGCAGCTAAAACAGTCACCATCACCAAAGGCTGGAGCCAAGCTTACGGCATGTTCTTGAAAGGCGAAGCGGACATGGTATTAAGCTATACTACGTCACCGGCTTATCACATGGTTGCCGAGCAAGAATTTAAGTATAAAGCCGCAGAATTCAGTGAAGGTCATTATCAACAAACAGAGGTGGTTGCCCGTTTGAAAGATGCCGCCAATCCAGAATTAGCCGATCAATTCATGGCGTTCGTACTTACCCCTGCATTCCAAGACGTGATAGCAACAGGTAACTGGATGCTACCAGCAAAACAAGCGGCGGCACTGCCAAGCGAGTTCGAACAATTAATTAGCCCCGCAAAAACCCTCGAGTTCACACCAGAAGAAGTGGCTCAATCACGTAAATCTTGGGTGAAGGAATGGCGTAACGCTGTTACCCAATAATTAGTCCATAATGAGTAAATAATTAATCAAAAATTATGATCGCGAATTCGCATAAATACTGGTGGTGTAGCGCAGTGCTCGCCATCAGCATCATTTTAATTCTAGTGGGTGGTAGTTTTACTGCCCTACTTAATTTTTCACAAACCGAGTTAGACTTCAGCAGTGTGCTGGCGGACTCGTACACCCAACATGTCATTCGCTTTAGTTTTTACCAAGCGGCCTTATCAACGGGCTTGAGTATTGGTTTAGCGATCCCGTTAGCACGCGCGTTCTCGCGTCGAGAGTTCGCGGGTAAACAAATGATCATCAAACTGTTTAACTTATCACTGGTACTGCCCATTATCATTGCCATCTTTGGTATTATTACTGTGCACGGTAAAAGTGGGTGGGTTAATCAACTACTCGGATTTTTTAACATAGAAACCGGCCATTATATTTATGGCTTAACCGGTATTCTGCTTGCCCATTTATTTTTTAATGTGCCGTTAGCCACCCGTATTTTATTACAAACATTAGATTCCATTCCCAGTGAATCTTGGCGTTTAGCCAGTCAACTTAACTTACAATCTCGGCACATCTTTATCACCTTAGAATGGCCAAAGATAAAACAACAATTACCCTCGTTAATCAGTCTTATTTTTATGCTGTGCTTTACCAGTTTCGCGATTGTCATGTCGCTCGGCGGTGGGCCTAATTACGCCACACTTGAAGTCGCCATCTACCAAGCACTTAAATTTGAATTTGATATCGAGCAAGCCGTGGCCTTGGCGATCATCCAAGTCGCGATCACCGTGGCGTTAATGCTTTTTAGTGCGGTATTTTTAAAGTCACAACCTATGTCAGCACCATCCGGTAATTATTTTCGTCGCCCCGACTGCCACACGCTAAGCAGTAAAATTGGTGATGCGATCAGCTTTATTTTAGCCAGCTGTTTATTAGCACCACCGATACTGGCTATTTTTATCAGTGGCATCAACAACAAGACTCTCGCCGTTCTTAGCGATCCTATGTTATGGCAAGCCACAGGTATCTCACTACAAATAGCCCTGAGCTCGGGTTTATTAAGTTTGTTACTGGCCTGCTCAATTTTATTCTCGACACGCATATTAAAAGTACGCTTTAAGCTCATGGCATTAGCGTATGGCATCGAAAATATTGGCGCTATTATTTTAGTGGTACCAGCACTGG comes from the Moritella yayanosii genome and includes:
- the thiP gene encoding thiamine/thiamine pyrophosphate ABC transporter permease, which encodes MIANSHKYWWCSAVLAISIILILVGGSFTALLNFSQTELDFSSVLADSYTQHVIRFSFYQAALSTGLSIGLAIPLARAFSRREFAGKQMIIKLFNLSLVLPIIIAIFGIITVHGKSGWVNQLLGFFNIETGHYIYGLTGILLAHLFFNVPLATRILLQTLDSIPSESWRLASQLNLQSRHIFITLEWPKIKQQLPSLISLIFMLCFTSFAIVMSLGGGPNYATLEVAIYQALKFEFDIEQAVALAIIQVAITVALMLFSAVFLKSQPMSAPSGNYFRRPDCHTLSSKIGDAISFILASCLLAPPILAIFISGINNKTLAVLSDPMLWQATGISLQIALSSGLLSLLLACSILFSTRILKVRFKLMALAYGIENIGAIILVVPALVLGTGLFLLLRPYVDVFSIAAWLVILVNALMALPYLLRVLNQPIQDSFASYDKLAISLGLSRLQRLRIIEWPLLRKPVAMGLGLACVLSLGDLSVIALFGSQNMQTLPLVLYRQLGSYQLDAAAVTAIFLLTLCGIIFYLFERIIGGKNA